The following are encoded in a window of Naumovozyma castellii chromosome 8, complete genome genomic DNA:
- the RTC5 gene encoding Rtc5p (ancestral locus Anc_5.431) produces the protein MGQTPSSNQNEPSHLKEEGKQYKGITFNSEEELRESFKRRILCHFTPLELVAFKKKIGHEQTDSEAGVEYISKNELTNLLHLPRENVLLVDLTYKLIAILSNFPLLREPQTEVTEIGLLMCIILLSKERCHRFIGSNTYDQLGLIFIAMSLDYADKLLPYARTPKKLNVEELLRTFDNIPIDELEIPAPVLLQFLSWGLLLLIKCPTSNCQLKPINEFYQNWSSYEKAAKNIIRSMDQSIIRNLTDVRINYTQFSDVFKAVLPNFTTPLESLMGHLLYMDSDLIDHETMPMNNSKLMSEPLLAQLATVLPKELFLSKLQKLYVGRESGFSMRSLQSKCFNWEAPSILLVSGMLISDDLQYAKEKNPRYGKFLEQYPKLKEEQQHLDACHSQRKKATFAVYIDDPWRVTNKEFFGSMNSMIIQLAPRQDVFHASKPNMIYFNTVGGGIGFGNKQPLISNAHKKYIPGNVSLTIDSTLEFAVFRHIGYGGAFKPSALLTKRGKEDESFEIKFIIQDVEVWGCGGEKELQEQIKKLEWEEAEAKRRQHINLKSLGEDRALLEMAGLVGQSQSGGSM, from the coding sequence ATGGGCCAAACGCCATCATCAAACCAGAACGAACCTTCTCATctgaaagaagaaggcaAACAATACAAGGGGATTACATTTAAtagtgaagaagaactaCGGGAATCGtttaaaagaagaattcttTGTCATTTTACACCATTAGAATTGGTtgcattcaagaaaaaaattggtcATGAACAAACCGATTCCGAAGCTGGTGTGGAatatatttccaaaaatgaattgacGAACTTGCTACATTTGCCAAGGGAAAACGTACTCTTGGTTGATCTTACTTATAAACTGATTGCAATTTTGAGTAATTTCCCACTTTTGAGGGAACCACAGACCGAAGTTACAGAGATTGGGTTACTAATGTGTATCATTCTACTTAGCAAGGAAAGGTGCCATCGATTCATTGGTTCCAATACCTATGACCAACTTGGATTAATTTTTATTGCCATGAGTTTGGACTACGCTGATAAATTATTGCCATATGCAAGGACTCcgaaaaaattgaatgtAGAGGAACTACTACGAACTTTTGATAATATACCgattgatgaattggaaattccTGCACCTGTTCTTTTGCAGTTTCTTTCTTGGGGGCTACTCCTTTTAATCAAATGTCCTACTTCTAATTGTCAATTAAAGCCAATAAATGAATTCTATCAAAATTGGTCCTCCTACGAGAAAGCCGCGAAGAACATAATACGATCTATGGATCAGTCAATAATACGAAACCTTACTGATGTTCGAATAAACTATACCCAATTTTCTGATGTATTTAAGGCAGTATTACCCAATTTTACGACACCTTTAGAGAGTTTAATGGGCCACTTGCTCTATATGGATTCAGACTTGATTGACCATGAAACGATGCCCATGAATAACTCTAAATTAATGTCAGAACCATTATTGGCCCAGCTAGCTACCGTTCTCCCCAAGGAACTATTTTTATCGAAATTACAGAAACTTTACGTTGGTAGAGAGAGTGGATTTTCCATGCGATCGTTACAATCCAAATGCTTCAATTGGGAGGCACCTTCCATTCTATTAGTGAGTGGGATGTTAATTAGTGATGATTTACAATATGCGAAGGAGAAGAACCCACGATATGGGAAATTTCTCGAACAGTATCcgaaattgaaagaggaacaacaacattTAGATGCCTGCCATTCGCAACGTAAGAAAGCCACTTTCGCTGTATATATCGATGATCCTTGGAGAGTCACCAATAAGGAATTTTTTGGATCCATGAATTCCATGATTATTCAATTAGCACCACGACAGGATGTGTTCCATGCGTCCAAACCGAATATGATTTATTTCAATACTGTCGGTGGTGGTATTGGATTTGGTAATAAACAGCCGCTGATCTCCAATGCACAcaagaaatatattccGGGGAACGTATCGCTTACCATAGATAGTACGCTTGAATTTGCCGTATTTAGACATATTGGATATGGTGGTGCGTTTAAACCAAGTGCCTTGCTTACGAAAAGGGGTAAAGAGGACGAATCATTTGAgattaaattcattatacAGGATGTAGAAGTATGGGGTTGTGGTGGGGAGAAGGAATTACAGGAGCAAATTAAGAAGTTAGAATGGGAGGAAGCTGAAGCCAAGAGACGCCAACatattaatttgaaaagtttagGAGAAGACCGAGCGCTATTGGAGATGGCTGGGCTAGTGGGACAGAGCCAAAGTGGAGGCTCCATGTGA
- the GCY1 gene encoding glycerol 2-dehydrogenase (NADP(+)) GCY1 (ancestral locus Anc_5.434), whose product MPTSIAKHEKQMSASNSTTTFKLNTGATISAVGLGTWQSTNENEGYEAVIAALKAGYRHIDTAAIYGNEGQVGKAINDSGVPREEIFVTTKLWSTQHHDPAAGLNDSLKRLGLDYVDLYLMHWPVTLNPRSIKDGNFLSIPLLPDGKRDVEIDTWDYVKTWELMQELPKTGKTRAVGVSNFSINNLKKVLSSPGNKVVPAVNQVEIHPLLPQEELLEWCHSKGILLEAYSPLGSTNAPILTEPVLINLAKKHGVQTAQIVISWHVQRGYIVLPKSVHAERIQANFKTLKLSDEEMREINNISKEKGERRIVQPHWEPFVPFV is encoded by the coding sequence ATGCCAACCTCAATTGCGAAACACGAAAAACAAATGTCTGCTTCTAACTCTACTACTACTTTTAAATTAAACACGGGGGCTACCATCTCGGCCGTCGGTCTAGGTACATGGCAAAGTACCAACGAGAATGAAGGTTACGAAGCCGTCATTGCTGCCTTGAAAGCCGGTTACAGACACATTGATACTGCTGCTATTTACGGTAACGAAGGTCAAGTCGGTAAGGCCATCAATGATTCTGGTGTTCCAAGAGAGGAAATCTTCGTTACTACCAAGTTGTGGTCTACACAACATCACGATCCTGCTGCTGGGTTGAACGActctttgaaaagattagGGTTGGATTACGTCGATTTATATTTGATGCATTGGCCGGTCACTTTGAACCCAAGAAGTATTAAAGATGGTAACTTCTTATCTATCCCATTGCTACCAGATGGTAAGCGTGATGTGGAGATTGATACATGGGATTATGTGAAGACCTGGGAATTGATGCAAGAATTACCTAAGACTGGGAAGACAAGAGCTGTTGGTGTCTCCAACTTCTCCATCAATAACTTGAAAAAAGTGTTGAGTTCTCCAGGCAACAAAGTGGTTCCAGCAGTTAACCAAGTTGAAATCCACCCATTGTTACcacaagaagaattattagaatgGTGTCATTCAAAGGGTATTTTATTGGAAGCTTACTCTCCATTGGGTAGCACTAATGCCCCAATCTTAACGGAACCAGTCTTAATTAACCTTGCCAAGAAACACGGTGTTCAAACCGCTCAAATTGTTATCAGCTGGCACGTTCAAAGAGGGTACATCGTCTTACCTAAATCAGTGCATGCTGAAAGAATCCAAGCCAATTTCAAGACATTGAAATTGTCAGACGAGGAAATGAGGGAAATCAATAACATCTCTAAGGAGAAGGGTGAGAGAAGAATTGTACAACCACATTGGGAACCATTTGTCCCATTTGTGtaa
- the PFY1 gene encoding profilin (ancestral locus Anc_5.439), producing MSWQACTDNLLATGKVDRAVLYSRAGDSVWATSGGLQLQPNEIAEIARGFDNPAGLQSNGLHVQGQKFMLLRADDKSIYGRHDAEGIVCVRTLQTILIAHYPPSVQAGEATKIVEQLADYLISVKY from the exons ATGTCTTGGCAAG CGTGCACTGATAATTTACTAGCTACCGGTAAAGTTGATAGAGCTGTTCTTTACTCTAGAGCAGGTGATTCTGTATGGGCCACTTCCGGTGGTTTACAATTACAACCAAATGAGATTGCCGAAATCGCTCGAGGCTTCGACAACCCAGCTGGATTGCAAAGCAATGGTTTGCATGTCCAAGGTCAGAAATTTATGTTATTGAGAGCCGATGACAAAAGTATTTATGGTAGACATGATGCAGAAGGTATTGTCTGTGTTAGAACTTTACAAACAATATTGATTGCGCATTACCCACCTTCTGTCCAGGCTGGGGAGGCTACCAAGATTGTCGAACAATTAGCAGATTATTTGATTAGTGTTAAGTACTGA
- the LEO1 gene encoding Paf1-complex subunit LEO1 (ancestral locus Anc_5.440), which produces MSQEEVKENISTPIEEETPVVDNTSPTEITEENKKEVAEEEADGMDDLFGDEEEEDENKSVDEQSEDDDIGSRPRRTDIDEEEAMYTRKFYGDDDYNRYSSDQDNALHHFKEENVELIRHMVPYKTSSEKTDETTVYYAKVPPFLTINPVPFDPIAFESDVRDRLSNYSSKEDQLGDRLIDENTVRWRYSRDANQRVFKESNAQIVQWSDGSFSLKLGDEYTDILVNETNNTFLAVSHDQQELMQCYNGGEITKTLMFIPTSTNSKIHQQLSKAVTRRNQREHLGPGTMIINRDPEVEKRELEKKQGQIIRDRRRRQLKEKELLESPDTTMDVSGGYETRKRNTPNPSLGSRRQDEYEEDDFLVDDEDEEDFIEDDEEEEEEEEEEDNDEEKAERLRNAKRSGYDEDNQESGTENESSSSKKRRVAVINDDEDDE; this is translated from the coding sequence ATGTCCCAGGAAGAGGTTAAGGAAAATATATCAACTCCCATAGAAGAGGAAACTCCCGTAGTGGATAATACATCGCCTACTGAGATaacagaagaaaataaaaaggaAGTCgccgaagaagaagcagaTGGTATGGATGATCTATTTGGTGAcgaagaggaagaagatgaaaacaAATCGGTTGACGAACAGTCtgaggatgatgatattggGAGTCGTCCAAGACGTACGGATATAGATGAGGAGGAAGCCATGTATACTAGAAAATTCTACggtgatgatgattacAATAGATACTCTTCTGATCAAGACAATGCGTTACAccatttcaaagaagaaaatgtgGAATTGATTAGACATATGGTTCCATACAAAACGTCATCTGAGAAGACTGATGAAACAACAGTTTACTATGCTAAAGTACCACCTTTCTTAACCATTAACCCTGTGCCATTTGACCCTATTGCATTTGAATCAGATGTTAGGGATAGACTTTCGAATTATTCATCTAAGGAGGATCAATTGGGTGACCGtttaattgatgaaaataccGTTAGATGGAGATATTCTCGAGACGCCAACCAACGAGTCTTTAAGGAATCTAATGCTCAGATCGTCCAATGGTCGGATGGTTCcttttctttgaaactTGGGGATGAATACACTGACATATTGGTGAATGAAACAAACAATACATTCTTAGCTGTATCTCATGATCAACAGGAACTAATGCAATGCTACAATGGGGGTGAAATTACTAAGACTCTAATGTTTATTCCTACATCTACTAACTCCAAGATTCACCAACAATTAAGTAAAGCAGTCACAAGGAGAAATCAAAGGGAACATTTGGGTCCTGGTACTATGATCATTAACAGAGATCCAGAAGTGGAGAAAagagaattggaaaagaagcAAGGTCAGATTATTAGAGATAGAAGGAGACGACAACtcaaagagaaagaacTCTTAGAGTCACCTGATACTACAATGGATGTCTCTGGTGGATACGAGACAAGAAAACGTAACACTCCGAATCCATCTCTTGGGAGTAGGAGACAAGATGaatatgaagaagatgatttcttagtagatgatgaagatgaagaagatttcattgaagatgatgaggaggaggaagaagaggaagaagaagaagacaatGATGAGGAAAAGGCAGAGAGGTTGAGGAATGCAAAGAGGAGTGGGTACGATGAAGACAACCAAGAAAGTGGGACGGAAAATGAAAGCAGTTCCTCTAAAAAGAGGAGAGTTGCTGTAATCAACGATGATGAGGACGATGAATAG
- the NCAS0H02090 gene encoding GOLPH3/VPS74 family protein (ancestral locus Anc_5.442) — MVSSSEQRESVNDLSRRRSSMSSTSSHASSASSSSHRSRRNSLYHVKTHHTIDSEVFKEPGTPELTLMDELFLLALKDKEGYVSDWDGKLSYVLRCCVIIELALRGKIQAVAEGKKKKDLAPHECKIEVIDGSITGDPLLDQTLGLMKKEKKNYSVSHWIKLLSGESMNFLKASYQLLHVRKRIERILVETGILSKQTKKLAAIGLDTHPIKDIKCKNAIRSRMQYILTANKVDLPSTKYFPDTVSYRVLRTIVLACAAYGADILDKGFFQTENETVIGKGRARVLLSLFSKFPFELNQAVQPDLNEKVSKELHEHPEEASQLEVVAGAIDVINTIDTVLIKTLF, encoded by the coding sequence ATGGTAAGTTCATCAGAGCAACGGGAAAGTGTTAATGATTTGtccagaagaagaagttccATGTCAAGCACTTCGAGCCATGCATCCAGTGCGAGTTCTAGTTCTCATCGGTCACGTCGCAATAGTCTTTATCATGTGAAGACTCATCACACGATTGACTCTGAAGTGTTTAAGGAGCCTGGAACTCCTGAGTTAACTTTAATGGATGAGTTATTCCTTTTGGCTTTGAAGGACAAAGAGGGATACGTGTCTGATTGGGATGGGAAATTGTCTTATGTCTTACGATGTTGTGTAATTATTGAACTGGCACTAAGAGGAAAGATTCAAGCGGTTGCTGAAGgtaaaaagaagaaagatttaGCACCTCATGAATGCAAAATTGAAGTCATTGATGGATCCATTACTGGTGATCCTTTATTAGACCAGACATTAGgtttgatgaagaaagaaaagaagaattattctGTATCACATTGgatcaaattattaagtGGAGAGTCGATGAACTTTTTGAAAGCTAGTTATCAACTATTGCATGTGAGGaagagaattgaaagaatactTGTTGAAACGGGTATACTAAGTAAACAAACGAAGAAGCTGGCTGCGATTGGTTTAGACACACATCCAATTAAAGACATTAAATGCAAGAATGCCATAAGGTCCAGAAtgcaatatattttaaCTGCAAACAAAGTTGATCTACCTTCGACTAAATATTTCCCTGATACTGTGTCGTATCGCGTCCTCCGTACCATAGTCTTAGCATGTGCAGCTTATGGTGCCGATATCCTTGATAAAGGATTCTTCCAAACTGAGAATGAGACTGTTATAGGTAAGGGTCGTGCGAGAGTACTTTTATCTCTGTTTTCTAAGTttccatttgaattaaatcaGGCTGTTCAACCAGACTTGAATGAGAAGGTTTCGAAAGAATTGCATGAACATCCAGAAGAAGCCAGTCAATTAGAGGTCGTTGCAGGTGCCATTGACGTTATTAATACTATAGATACTGTTCTAATAAAGAcattattttaa
- the UBP2 gene encoding ubiquitin-specific protease UBP2 (ancestral locus Anc_5.443) produces MLQDNEQVSSTTENASPMLDVSERKDTQRIEVRVADDGKQLLYPNVENHFPMKTAERLIDDIIADLSFLTGIAVDNGSRGDIDTMLGNGILKQSMLNYSKVKNQPGSFEMGSLIDQVTLQTKYEYKSVTCPELNKLQVFFGVLFNNSTQITNLDEVTQFPIYHLKVTVKTRNHLELTKKHAGVTQFHLVDQLHVYDKQDIPTFNPEDPNLLDYAIYVSNDTNKLILIEVFKPEFQSADEIESFKSENINERYQKACEQFDTLNPNEPPTQLDCLNTLFKVFKGPLSRKSSDEPSKTIDSTNKTLNSHINPEWLTSKYGFNIVVDEDLPNAQQSVEYEPPELVNYVEDFEVRRLRETYIRRCLQLIFWGKLSINLRINDPTLKNSKSYKSINALQTNFTITPLLQLFKGSGQNFLMGPESRSPLDFNFHFINLSACYHYTDRDVIRNYERLCHLDPQNVGVYFDALNYIANTKGSYQLIAYCGKQDIVGQEALDQALKSFNLDPMEVDITKINDSVLLTLYKNELKISTSDIPNLKNAMRLFAKVKHSSKLKFYIDHEPYRRVAQAYETLDIDESVDDDIVQTAYDIKVVDSPGLTMDCDRALYTIAIHKRSLLLFTFLIERCPDFQEYYCPDRFTYHDALSMFQVNENAADELIIKNFQARWFNESVFEPESFVICVHALVEIGLQRNSSLISNFLQTGKIDPNCLPIKDWPAGINNIGNTCYLNSLLQYYFSIAPLRNYVLQYSKTIEDFKTLENNASTVRRIGGREVSNNEVERSIQFIYQLRDLFHAMVYSNERCVTPRRELAYLAFAPSNIEVEFETNENQPATQQDNPEVTTAELGQDKDEKERSVDSGDISMSDNITPKDAEEEEDQVAESNKNQDVSAIVSSPTKDIIMTDNTDTVVSNEGTSTKVAKISSDQLENALEMGRQQDVTECIGNVLFQLESGSEPLDLHENDNEQDDLVKQLFYGELEQTIVPLANPDQRRPKLERFLSLLVNIGDHPRDIYDALDLYFKDEYLKMEEYGDVKRTVAVTKFPTILQIQIQRVYYDREKFMPFKSIEPLPFEEKIYMDRYSVTDNPELIARKNETLLMKEKLVELKKKQRDLLSRNSVGLSKKDSYIELGKLLSSDSLESQGIILPEKDEMVSSLKTLTAGIDDELNQLYAEISQLEETINGQFNEFKGIGYSIFAVFIHRGEASYGHYWIYIKDRSQNGIWRKYNDETVSEVPEEEVYNFTEGNTATPYFLVYVKEGEEQEIEPLKRIIETNQE; encoded by the coding sequence ATGTTACAAGACAACGAACAAGTTTCATCCACGACCGAGAATGCCTCTCCCATGCTGGACGTTTctgaaagaaaagatacTCAACGTATTGAAGTTCGAGTGGCGGATGATGGGaaacaattattatatCCCAACGTGGAAAACCATTTCCCCATGAAGACGGCGGAGAGACtcattgatgatattataGCTGACCTCTCCTTTCTCACTGGTATAGCAGTAGATAATGGATCCAGGGGAGATATCGATACAATGCTAGGGAATGGAATACTTAAACAATCGATGctgaattattcaaaagtAAAAAACCAACCTGGATCATTTGAAATGGGGAGTCTGATAGATCAAGTGACATTACAAACAAAATACGAATACAAATCGGTCACATGTCctgaattaaataaattacaaGTGTTTTTCGGTgtccttttcaataattcaacaCAAATAACTAATTTAGATGAGGTAACACAGTTCCCAATCTACCATTTGAAAGTTACAGTGAAGACACGTAATCACCTAGAACTTACAAAGAAGCATGCAGGGGTGACACAATTCCACTTGGTTGATCAACTGCATGTCTATGATAAGCAAGATATCCCTACTTTTAACCCAGAGGATCCAAATCTATTAGATTATGCCATTTATGTCTCAAATGATACGAATAAACTAATATTAATTGAAGTATTTAAACCTGAATTTCAATCTgcagatgaaattgaaagtttcaaatCGGAAAACATTAATGAACGTTATCAAAAAGCATGTGAACAATTCGATACATTGAACCCAAATGAACCACCAACTCAACTAGATTGTTTAAATACCCTTTTCAAAGTGTTTAAGGGTCCTTTATCAAGAAAGAGCTCAGATGAACCTTCAAAAACCATTGATTCCACAAATAAAACATTGAATTCACATATTAACCCTGAATGGTTAACATCCAAATATGGGTTCAATATAGTCGTAGACGAAGATTTGCCCAATGCTCAACAATCTGTTGAATATGAACCCCCTGAATTGGTAAATTATGTCGAAGATTTTGAAGTAAGAAGATTGAGGGAGACGTATATTAGAAGATGTTTACAACTGATATTTTGGGggaaattatcaattaatttaagAATTAATGATccaacattgaaaaattcaaagtcttataaatcaataaatgCATTACAGACCAATTTTACAATAACTCCATTACTTCAGCTGTTTAAGGGATCTGGACAAAACTTCCTCATGGGCCCAGAATCAAGATCACCACTGgatttcaattttcatTTCATAAACCTCTCAGCATGCTATCATTATACAGATCGTGATGTAATTCGAAATTACGAACGTCTTTGTCATTTAGATCCACAAAATGTTGGTGTCTATTTTGATGCTCTTAACTACATTGCAAACACTAAGGGATCTTATCAGCTAATCGCATATTGTGGGAAACAAGATATTGTAGGTCAAGAAGCGCTAGACCAGGCtttaaaatctttcaatttggatCCAATGGAGGTAGATATTACCAAAATTAATGATTCTGTATTATTAACTCTTTacaaaaatgaattgaagatttcgACTTCAGATAtaccaaatttgaaaaatgcCATGAGATTATTTGCCAAAGTGAAACATTCAAGTAAATTAAAGTTTTACATTGATCATGAACCATATAGAAGAGTTGCCCAAGCATATGAAACTTTGGATATAGATGAATCTGTGGATGACGATATTGTGCAAACAGCATATGATATTAAGGTCGTGGATTCTCCTGGTTTAACAATGGATTGTGACAGAGCATTATATACCATAGCTATCCATAAACGTAGTCTGTTGTTGTTTACCTTTTTGATAGAGAGATGTCCAGATTTTCAAGAATACTACTGTCCAGATCGCTTCACATATCATGATGCATTATCTATGTTTCaagttaatgaaaatgctGCAGATGAGTTAATAATTAAAAACTTCCAAGCAAGATGGTTTAATGAATCTGTTTTTGAGCCTGAATCTTTTGTTATTTGTGTTCATGCCTTGGTTGAAATTGGGTTACAGAGAAATTCATCATTGATTAGTAATTTCCTGCAAACAGGGAAGATTGATCCCAATTGTCTTCCAATAAAGGATTGGCCTGCAGgtataaataatattggTAATACATGTTACTTGAATTCATTACtacaatattatttttccaTTGCTCCATTGAGAAATTATGTATTACAATATTCTAAGACTATCGAGGATTTTAAGACTCTAGAAAATAATGCTAGTACTGTAAGAAGAATTGGTGGACGTGAAGTTAGTAATAATGAAGTGGAGAGAtctattcaatttatttatcagCTAAGAGATTTGTTTCATGCCATGGTTTATTCCAATGAGAGATGTGTCACACCAAGAAGAGAATTAGCATATCTTGCCTTTGCTCCTAGTAATATAGAagttgaatttgaaacGAATGAAAATCAACCCGCTACACAACAAGACAACCCAGAAGTGACTACAGCTGAACTAGGGCAAGATAAAGATGAGAAAGAAAGGTCGGTTGACTCTGGAGATATTTCTATGTCGGATAATATTACCCCAAAGGATgcagaagaggaagaagatcaagTAGCTGAGAGCAATAAAAATCAGGATGTTTCTGCTATAGTCTCCTCTCCGACAAAGGATATTATCATGACAGATAACACAGATACAGTGGTTTCCAATGAGGGAACTTCTACTAAGGTTGCCAAGATAAGTTCAGATCAGCTAGAAAATGCATTAGAGATGGGTAGGCAACAGGATGTTACTGAATGTATTGGTAATGTATTGTTCCAATTGGAGAGTGGGTCTGAACCATTGGATCTACATGAAAACGACAATGAACAAGATGATTTGGTGAAACAATTATTTTATGGTGAACTTGAACAAACTATTGTACCATTAGCTAATCCTGATCAAAGGCGTCCAAAGTTGGAGAGGTTTTTGTCATTATTGGTGAACATTGGTGATCATCCAAGAGATATCTACGATGCCCTTGatttatatttcaaagatgaatatttgaagatggagGAATATGGTGATGTTAAGAGAACAGTTGCTGTGACTAAATTCCCCActattcttcaaattcaaatccaaagaGTGTATTATGACAGGGAAAAATTTATGCCATTTAAATCGATTGAACCATTaccatttgaagaaaagatttATATGGATAGATATAGTGTGACGGATAATCCTGAATTAATTGCCAGAAAAAATGAAACCTTGTTAatgaaagagaaattaGTTGAactaaagaagaaacaacGAGACTTATTAAGTAGGAATAGCGTCGGATTATCCAAAAAAGATTCTTACATTGAACTCGGTAAATTGTTATCATCGGACTCCCTGGAATCTCAAGGGATCATTTTACCAGAAAAGGATGAAATGgtttcttcattgaagaCATTGACTGCTGGAATAGATGACGAACTAAATCAATTGTATGCTGAGATTAGTCAACTGGAGGAAACCATCAATGGTCAATTCAACGAATTTAAAGGAATAGGCTACTCTATATTTGCAGTGTTCATTCATAGAGGTGAAGCAAGTTACGGTCACTACTGGATATATATCAAAGATCGTAGTCAAAATGGCATATGGAGGAAATACAACGATGAGACTGTTAGTGAGGTGcctgaagaagaagtgtATAACTTTACAGAGGGGAATACAGCTACTCCTTATTTCTTAGTGTATGTGAAAGAAGGTgaggaacaagaaatcGAACCgttaaaaagaataatcGAGACAAATCAGGAATGA
- the CAT5 gene encoding putative monooxygenase CAT5 (ancestral locus Anc_5.445): protein MTAELQQPKGNHRYQEPSQARMLKIPYNSTLSSGIRSFSVLSGLRATTIEPSNTNHPKSQSHLKNDEPTVKHANLSNAQKAYLDRAIRVDQAGELGANYIYAGQMFVLLRKHPHLKPILTHMWEQEVHHHNTFNALQLKNRVRPSLLTPFWKVGAIAMGVTTAAISPEAAMACTEAVETVIGGHYNEQLRVLTNQFELDKTDGTRGVPKEVRKLINTIKEFRDQELEHLDTAIKNDSKEAVPYKIITEGIKGICRIAVWSAERI, encoded by the coding sequence ATGACTGCTGAACTACAACAACCAAAAGGAAATCACCGATATCAAGAACCATCACAAGCACGAATGTTGAAGATACCATACAATTCCACCTTATCAAGCGGAATAAGATCGTTTTCCGTCTTGTCCGGATTGAGAGCTACCACAATTGAACCAAGCAACACCAACCACCCTAAATCACAATCGCATCTCAAGAATGACGAACCCACCGTAAAGCACgccaatttatcaaatgcACAGAAAGCATATCTGGATAGAGCCATCCGTGTGGACCAAGCGGGTGAATTGGGTGCCAATTACATATATGCTGGACAAATGTTTGTCCTATTGAGGAAACACCCTCATTTGAAACCTATATTGACACATATGTGGGAACAAGaagttcatcatcataatACTTTCAACGCActtcaattgaagaatagAGTGAGACCTTCTTTGTTGACGCCATTTTGGAAAGTGGGTGCAATTGCCATGGGGGTGACTACCGCTGCGATTTCTCCAGAGGCTGCTATGGCTTGTACTGAGGCTGTAGAAACTGTCATTGGAGGTCATTATAATGAGCAGTTGCGTGTTCTTACtaatcaatttgaattggataaaACTGATGGTACTAGAGGTGTTCCAAAGGAAGTTagaaaattgataaatacCATTAAGGAATTTAGAGATCAGGAATTGGAACATTTAGATACTGCAATTAAGAATGATTCCAAAGAGGCTGTACCTTATAAGATCATTACCGAGGGAATTAAAGGAATCTGTAGAATAGCAGTGTGGAGCGCTGAAAGAATCTGA